A window of the Geoalkalibacter sp. genome harbors these coding sequences:
- a CDS encoding DUF4242 domain-containing protein: protein MPKFIIERSIPGAGKLTADQLQGISQKSCGVLNQLGPKIQWVQSFVTDDKIYCVYIAPNAELVQEHARQGGFPADSVAKVLTVIDPTPAE from the coding sequence ATGCCGAAATTCATCATCGAACGCAGCATCCCCGGCGCGGGTAAGCTCACCGCCGATCAGCTTCAGGGGATCTCCCAGAAATCCTGCGGCGTGCTCAACCAACTGGGGCCGAAAATCCAGTGGGTGCAAAGCTTTGTGACCGACGACAAGATCTACTGCGTCTATATCGCACCCAATGCGGAGCTGGTCCAGGAACATGCCCGGCAGGGCGGCTTTCCGGCCGACAGCGTCGCCAAGGTCCTGACCGTCATCGATCCGACCCCCGCGGAATAA